A window of Streptomyces sp. SAI-127 contains these coding sequences:
- a CDS encoding sugar ABC transporter permease: MTTTLAPAAEKARALPKAAAHRASRARRTAVAWLFLAPFGLVFLVYTAIPTVAALALSLTDIRGADLRTPFAVDFTGVDNYLRLFRDDTFVRDILNTALFVAVGVPLTMGVGFTLALALNSGISRLRGVLRTVFFAPVVTNVVAVALIWQYAFHLDGTVNKLLGVVGFAGPNWLDDPDLAMPVVILLGVWRNFGIAMVLFLAGLQAVPRDVYEAAALDGAGRWRQLRHITLPLLLPTTLMVSVLLTVFYLQVFDEPYLLTGGGPLGSTESVALYTYRQFGAGEFGMSSAASFVTLALVTVVSAVQFRLLRSRT, from the coding sequence ATGACCACGACTCTCGCACCGGCCGCAGAGAAGGCCAGGGCCCTACCGAAGGCGGCGGCACACAGGGCGTCCCGCGCCCGCCGCACCGCCGTCGCCTGGCTGTTCCTCGCCCCCTTCGGCCTCGTCTTCCTGGTCTACACGGCGATCCCCACGGTCGCCGCGCTCGCCCTGAGCCTCACCGACATCCGCGGCGCCGATCTGCGCACCCCCTTCGCCGTCGACTTCACCGGCGTCGACAACTACCTCCGGCTGTTCCGGGACGACACCTTCGTACGGGACATCCTCAACACCGCCCTCTTCGTGGCCGTGGGCGTACCGCTGACGATGGGCGTCGGCTTCACGCTGGCCCTCGCGCTGAACTCCGGCATCAGCCGGCTGCGCGGTGTTCTGCGCACCGTCTTCTTCGCGCCCGTCGTCACGAACGTCGTCGCCGTCGCGCTGATCTGGCAGTACGCCTTCCACCTCGACGGCACCGTCAACAAGCTGCTCGGCGTGGTCGGATTCGCCGGACCGAACTGGCTGGACGACCCCGACCTGGCCATGCCGGTCGTCATCCTGCTCGGCGTCTGGCGCAACTTCGGCATCGCGATGGTGCTGTTCCTCGCCGGTCTCCAGGCGGTCCCGCGGGACGTGTACGAGGCCGCCGCCCTGGACGGGGCGGGCCGTTGGCGCCAACTACGGCACATCACACTGCCGTTGCTGCTGCCCACCACGCTCATGGTCTCCGTCCTGCTGACCGTCTTCTACCTCCAGGTCTTCGACGAGCCCTACCTCCTCACCGGCGGCGGCCCGCTCGGCTCCACCGAGTCGGTCGCGCTGTACACCTACCGCCAGTTCGGGGCGGGTGAGTTCGGGATGTCCTCGGCGGCGTCCTTCGTGACGCTCGCGCTGGTGACCGTGGTGAGCGCCGTCCAGTTCCGGCTGCTGAGGTCCCGCACATGA
- a CDS encoding carboxylesterase family protein, with translation MSTPVTVRTPAGTITGRRHGDVRRFLGIPYAEAPTGPRRFAAPLPRGRFMRPYDASRPGATAQRVPLFATTTIPEPSVPGDDILNVSVTAPDADGCPVLVWIHGGGFLAGSPASPWYDGRAFARDGVVTVTVGYRLGVDGFAVLDDVPTNLGLRDVLLALDWVRENIAAFGGDPDRVTVAGQSAGAAMVLALLSSPAGRGRFQRAVSLSGGLFEVDATRTRDFLARLGERLSVPPTRAGFALCAPESLQRGVLDLRGDDDLLVLGPVVGDDILPRPLAEGLAGHGQDVPLLLGATGDEFDGDGEHGSRAAGTRITDTLFRSACPRTAAARRAAPAGTWLYSFEWPSPALGGAVHCVDLPFFFDVLDAPGVPEALGPNPPAELAARMHTDLVGFVRGEPPAWERATGRLGDPAREYGRPLAADTRGVYDPVTGGEPC, from the coding sequence ATGAGTACGCCGGTCACCGTCCGGACCCCGGCGGGCACGATCACCGGCCGTCGACACGGGGACGTGCGGCGCTTCCTGGGCATTCCGTATGCCGAAGCACCCACCGGCCCACGGCGGTTCGCCGCGCCGCTCCCACGCGGGCGCTTCATGCGGCCGTACGACGCCTCCCGCCCCGGAGCCACCGCGCAGCGCGTGCCGCTGTTCGCCACGACCACCATCCCGGAACCGTCGGTGCCGGGCGACGACATACTGAACGTCTCCGTCACGGCCCCCGACGCGGACGGCTGCCCGGTGCTCGTGTGGATCCACGGCGGCGGCTTCCTCGCGGGCAGCCCGGCGAGCCCCTGGTACGACGGCCGCGCCTTCGCCCGCGACGGCGTCGTCACCGTCACCGTCGGCTACAGGCTCGGCGTCGACGGATTCGCCGTACTGGACGACGTCCCCACCAACCTCGGGCTTCGGGACGTGCTCCTCGCGCTCGACTGGGTGCGGGAGAACATCGCCGCGTTCGGGGGCGACCCGGACCGGGTCACCGTCGCGGGCCAGTCGGCCGGGGCAGCGATGGTGCTCGCGTTGCTGTCGTCGCCCGCCGGGCGCGGCCGGTTCCAACGGGCGGTCAGTCTGTCCGGCGGCCTGTTCGAGGTGGACGCGACCCGGACCCGCGACTTCCTCGCGCGGCTCGGCGAGCGTCTAAGCGTGCCGCCCACCCGGGCCGGATTCGCCCTGTGCGCACCGGAGTCGCTCCAGCGGGGCGTGCTCGACCTGCGCGGGGACGACGACCTGCTCGTGCTCGGCCCGGTCGTCGGCGACGACATCCTGCCGCGGCCGCTCGCCGAGGGGCTGGCCGGGCACGGACAGGACGTCCCGCTGCTGCTCGGCGCCACGGGCGACGAGTTCGACGGCGACGGCGAGCACGGCTCGCGCGCGGCCGGCACCCGGATCACGGACACCCTGTTCCGCTCCGCCTGCCCCCGCACCGCGGCCGCCCGCCGCGCGGCCCCCGCCGGTACCTGGCTGTACTCCTTCGAATGGCCCTCCCCGGCCCTCGGCGGCGCCGTGCACTGCGTCGACCTCCCCTTCTTCTTCGACGTGCTCGACGCGCCCGGCGTCCCCGAGGCGCTCGGCCCGAACCCGCCCGCGGAACTGGCCGCCCGGATGCACACCGACCTCGTCGGCTTCGTCCGCGGCGAGCCCCCGGCCTGGGAGAGGGCGACCGGGCGGCTCGGCGACCCCGCCCGTGAATACGGCCGACCGCTCGCGGCCGACACCCGGGGCGTGTACGACCCGGTGACGGGAGGGGAGCCGTGCTGA
- a CDS encoding ROK family transcriptional regulator: MLTAGMNQSAVRRVNTSVILRALAVSAGPRKLTELAGQTGLSRRTIELILDSLVEAGWVAELDRVPNSGCAGRPARRYELRAEHALLAAVRITTVDVSAVVADVRGHILGRAHRPLRAYKDPSTTLDDAAELVLEALEDAGGSVDRLRAGAIAGGGAIDDEGVVRRLVHTTRWEGVHLPEELGRRVPVPWFADNDTNLGALAERWRGVAADHDNVVWAMLGNRTGLGILIRGAVHRGLDGAAGEIVEARSLPAGSVEDRPVAALTSPLPAQRALALARFEAARNGDAASLAEVDEFVENIASILTTLSWTVAPSLIVLGGGLEDAADVLLPRVRDALRDARTPAVELRATALGQDAPLIGAVKLALDRMDTELFGPLVPVD, from the coding sequence GTGCTGACGGCCGGCATGAACCAGAGCGCCGTCCGACGAGTCAACACGTCAGTGATCCTGCGGGCGTTGGCGGTGTCGGCCGGACCGAGGAAACTCACCGAGCTCGCCGGGCAGACCGGTCTGTCCCGTCGCACCATCGAGCTGATCCTGGACTCGCTCGTCGAGGCGGGCTGGGTCGCCGAACTCGACCGGGTGCCCAACAGCGGCTGCGCCGGACGCCCGGCCCGCCGCTACGAACTACGGGCCGAACACGCCTTGTTGGCCGCCGTACGCATCACGACCGTCGATGTCTCCGCCGTCGTCGCCGACGTGCGCGGCCACATCCTCGGCCGGGCACATCGGCCGCTGCGCGCCTACAAGGACCCGAGCACCACCCTCGACGACGCCGCCGAACTGGTCCTTGAGGCCCTCGAAGACGCCGGCGGCTCGGTGGACCGGCTGCGCGCCGGGGCCATCGCCGGCGGTGGCGCCATCGACGACGAAGGAGTCGTACGGCGCCTGGTGCACACCACGCGCTGGGAGGGCGTGCACCTGCCCGAGGAGCTCGGTCGGCGCGTCCCGGTGCCCTGGTTCGCCGACAACGACACCAACCTCGGTGCGCTGGCGGAGCGTTGGCGGGGAGTGGCCGCCGATCACGACAACGTCGTATGGGCGATGCTCGGGAACCGGACCGGCCTCGGCATCCTCATCCGAGGGGCCGTCCACCGCGGGCTCGACGGTGCCGCGGGCGAGATCGTCGAGGCCCGCTCGCTGCCGGCCGGCTCGGTCGAGGACCGGCCCGTCGCCGCCCTGACCTCACCGCTGCCCGCCCAACGCGCCCTCGCCCTGGCCCGGTTCGAGGCGGCCCGCAACGGTGACGCCGCCTCGCTCGCCGAGGTCGACGAGTTCGTGGAGAACATCGCGTCGATCCTCACCACCCTGTCCTGGACGGTCGCCCCCTCGCTCATCGTCCTCGGCGGCGGGCTGGAGGACGCGGCCGACGTCCTGCTGCCCCGGGTGCGGGACGCGCTGCGGGACGCCCGCACCCCCGCGGTCGAACTGCGCGCCACCGCGCTCGGCCAGGACGCCCCGCTCATCGGCGCGGTGAAGCTCGCCCTGGACCGCATGGACACCGAGCTGTTCGGACCGCTCGTCCCGGTCGACTGA
- a CDS encoding GMC oxidoreductase, producing the protein MTHTPRTDVLIVGSGIMGSLVARLLRRSDPALHITMADGGSPIGGTPGRHLHDLDDPDLWSRYNEKVATGVQGMYTGAEVVRETAGSLPGLTPGMFHALAFGEDAEAMPQAALAWNAGGMGVHWTAATPWPAGDEVFDFGDPDAWAADLDTAGRLLAVTPAAIGPTKVGELVLDVLRRRYGGAGPADRAPQPMPMAVTPTPSGPMPRTAPGTIFPALAEGGDPAFTLLTGTLVTALGRDAGRVTGARLRRVADGTESELRAGAVVVCADALRTPQLLYASGIRPEALGRHLNEHAFVTARVLLDLDRFGLDPDALPLPRPGEFSTDSLWLPCNGPAQPFHGQIMNRTYVDEAGRPLAHSVGLSLYVPVESRPQNRLVFSASETDLAGLPRIRVEFDYSETDRALIRRALDEVRSVAQEFGPFDPATESTVLPPGSSLHLTGTVRAGVTDDGTGVCDPDGRVWGFDNLYLAGNGVVPTAMAANVTLTGAVTAVRAARAVTART; encoded by the coding sequence TTGACCCACACCCCCCGCACCGACGTCCTCATCGTGGGCAGCGGCATCATGGGATCCCTCGTGGCCCGCCTCCTGCGCCGGAGCGATCCGGCGCTGCACATCACCATGGCCGACGGCGGCAGCCCGATCGGCGGTACGCCGGGGCGGCACCTGCACGACCTCGACGACCCCGACCTGTGGTCCCGTTACAACGAGAAGGTCGCCACCGGCGTCCAGGGCATGTACACGGGAGCGGAGGTGGTCCGTGAGACCGCGGGCAGCCTCCCCGGCCTCACCCCCGGCATGTTCCACGCGCTCGCCTTCGGCGAGGACGCCGAGGCGATGCCGCAGGCCGCGCTCGCCTGGAACGCGGGCGGTATGGGCGTCCACTGGACCGCCGCCACGCCGTGGCCCGCCGGGGACGAGGTCTTCGACTTCGGCGACCCCGACGCCTGGGCGGCCGACCTCGACACCGCAGGCCGACTGCTCGCCGTCACACCCGCGGCGATCGGCCCGACCAAGGTCGGCGAACTCGTCCTCGACGTCCTGCGCCGACGCTACGGCGGCGCGGGGCCCGCCGACCGGGCCCCGCAGCCCATGCCCATGGCCGTCACGCCCACACCGTCGGGCCCCATGCCCCGCACGGCACCCGGGACGATCTTCCCCGCACTCGCGGAGGGCGGCGACCCGGCCTTCACCCTGCTCACCGGCACACTCGTGACCGCCCTCGGCCGGGACGCCGGCCGGGTCACCGGGGCCCGCCTGCGCCGCGTCGCCGACGGCACCGAGTCCGAACTCCGCGCCGGCGCCGTGGTGGTGTGCGCCGACGCCCTGCGCACCCCGCAACTCCTGTACGCCTCCGGCATCCGGCCCGAGGCCCTGGGCCGCCACCTCAACGAGCATGCCTTCGTCACCGCCCGCGTCCTGCTCGACCTCGACCGGTTCGGCCTCGACCCCGACGCCCTGCCCCTGCCGCGCCCCGGCGAGTTCAGCACGGACTCGCTGTGGCTGCCGTGCAACGGCCCCGCCCAGCCCTTCCACGGCCAGATCATGAACCGCACCTACGTCGACGAGGCCGGGCGGCCCCTCGCGCACTCCGTCGGTCTGTCGCTGTACGTCCCCGTCGAGTCGCGCCCGCAGAACCGGCTCGTGTTCTCGGCGAGCGAGACCGACCTGGCCGGGCTGCCCCGCATCCGCGTCGAGTTCGACTACTCCGAGACCGACCGCGCGCTGATCCGGCGGGCCCTGGACGAAGTCCGGTCCGTCGCCCAGGAGTTCGGCCCCTTCGATCCCGCGACCGAGTCCACGGTGCTTCCGCCCGGTTCGTCGCTGCATCTCACCGGCACGGTCCGGGCAGGCGTCACCGACGACGGCACCGGCGTGTGCGACCCGGACGGGAGGGTGTGGGGCTTCGACAACCTGTATCTGGCGGGCAACGGAGTCGTACCCACGGCGATGGCCGCCAACGTCACGCTGACCGGCGCTGTCACCGCGGTACGGGCCGCCCGTGCCGTCACCGCTCGCACCTGA
- a CDS encoding carbohydrate ABC transporter permease, whose translation MNRAARPVMYAALVLCALLTTLPFAWGVSGSLRSLDEIRSDPGALFPHHLTFGNFTRLFETQGFGRFLVNSVVVALIVVAGNILAASAAGYALAKLDFAGRRLAFGAVMAAMMVPFTAVFVTQFVITVDLGLADTLAGIALPGAALPLSVFIVRQYALSVPDELLEAARIDGAGEFRIFFRIFLPLAGPAVATITIMSFLNSWNNFIWPLVVAQSMSTYTLPVGLAATSQAAAHVTDYGLLLAGAIVVMLPVLVLFLFLQRYFVQGIAGTGLR comes from the coding sequence ATGAACCGTGCCGCCCGCCCCGTGATGTACGCCGCCCTCGTGCTGTGCGCCCTGCTCACCACGCTGCCCTTCGCCTGGGGCGTGAGCGGCTCGCTGCGCAGCCTGGACGAGATCCGCTCCGACCCCGGGGCCCTGTTCCCGCACCACCTCACCTTCGGCAACTTCACCCGGCTGTTCGAGACCCAGGGCTTCGGCCGGTTCCTGGTCAACAGCGTCGTCGTCGCGCTGATCGTGGTGGCCGGGAACATCCTGGCCGCGTCGGCCGCCGGATACGCCCTCGCCAAACTCGACTTCGCGGGCCGGCGGCTCGCGTTCGGCGCGGTCATGGCGGCGATGATGGTGCCGTTCACCGCGGTGTTCGTCACCCAGTTCGTGATCACCGTGGACCTGGGCCTCGCGGACACCCTCGCCGGAATCGCCCTGCCCGGCGCGGCGCTTCCCCTGTCGGTCTTCATCGTGCGCCAGTACGCCCTGTCGGTCCCCGACGAACTCCTCGAAGCGGCCCGCATCGACGGCGCGGGAGAGTTCCGGATCTTCTTCAGGATCTTCCTGCCACTGGCCGGTCCCGCCGTCGCCACGATCACGATCATGTCGTTCCTCAACTCCTGGAACAACTTCATCTGGCCGCTGGTCGTCGCACAGAGCATGTCCACCTACACCCTCCCGGTCGGCCTCGCCGCCACCAGTCAGGCCGCGGCCCATGTCACCGACTACGGCCTGCTGCTCGCCGGAGCGATCGTCGTGATGCTGCCGGTGCTCGTGCTCTTCCTCTTCCTGCAGCGGTACTTCGTACAGGGCATCGCGGGAACGGGGCTGCGATGA
- a CDS encoding nucleoside deaminase, producing MIDIAREYHVALPAWIDDELADVPAAVPSREDRMRLVHRLADRNWREGNGGPFAALVAERESGRIVSVGVNVVLSSGVSSAHAEVVALGLAQTATGSWDLGGDGLPSHELVVNWRPCVQCYGATMWSGVRGLVVAGQGPELEEITTFDEGPVRSDWAEQFETRGIEVVGDVLRGEALTVFRDYRKAIDESDEVVVYNARGGTE from the coding sequence GTGATCGACATCGCCAGGGAATACCACGTGGCGCTGCCCGCCTGGATCGACGACGAACTCGCCGACGTGCCCGCCGCCGTACCCTCCCGTGAGGACCGGATGCGTCTCGTACACCGCCTCGCCGACCGCAACTGGCGTGAGGGCAACGGCGGTCCGTTCGCCGCTCTCGTCGCCGAGCGCGAGTCCGGCCGGATCGTCTCCGTCGGCGTGAACGTCGTCCTGTCCAGCGGAGTCTCCAGCGCGCACGCCGAGGTCGTCGCGCTCGGCCTCGCCCAGACGGCCACCGGCAGCTGGGACCTCGGCGGCGACGGCCTTCCCTCCCACGAACTGGTCGTCAACTGGCGTCCCTGCGTGCAGTGTTACGGCGCCACGATGTGGTCCGGGGTGCGCGGCCTGGTGGTCGCGGGTCAGGGCCCGGAACTGGAGGAGATCACCACCTTCGACGAGGGCCCGGTCCGCTCCGACTGGGCCGAGCAGTTCGAGACACGCGGCATCGAGGTCGTCGGAGATGTCCTGAGGGGCGAGGCGCTCACGGTGTTCCGCGACTACCGCAAGGCCATTGACGAATCCGACGAGGTCGTCGTCTACAACGCGCGCGGAGGAACGGAATGA